The stretch of DNA taaaaatagcatACTTTCCTTAGGCTCTTTATTGAAGCATATTATTATGTGATTCTCCAAAGGATTTTACATATTTGAGCGAGGAAAGGGAAAAGGTGCGTGTGAGATATTTATTGGCTTAAAATGGAGAGTAACTGGATCATATGGTGAATCTTCTTCAAATTCAGCTGACATATTCTTCCAATATAGACTTGGTTTCCACTCAGCATCTTTGAGGACATCCAATATTGCATTTGACACTACTTCATTCCCCTTAGTTGTTAGATGAATTCCATCATCCCTAAAATAATAACCAGACCACctaattaaattattgaaatgtatatttgaacaatttttgtttaatgACATTCATATGAAACCATACTTACCAGATGTAAGCATTTTTCCAGTTAGTATTTTTCTGAATTAAATTCCACAAATCAATGACCTTGATATTCTCCTCGAGACACATTGCTATACAAGCTTCTGAATATTTTTCACATTCTTCATTTGTCTTTGTGGGTTTCTCATCACCGCTATAGATCAATTGCCacagtttatttaattatatatttcaaagaAAAGTTGGAAAATTCTAATTTCAATGATAGGTActagatttttttctttctaaataaaTCTATATTGAAGCAAAATTATCCTATATGGTAAGATGATATCTATAAAACTTAAATATCAACCATTATATTACAAATGCTTGAGCTCAAGGCTTAGAGATCacaatatcaatatatatattgcCTCTAAATTTAATTATGCATTTTTGAAAAATAGTTAATCACTAAGTCATAACTCCATTTCAAATTATTCgatatatttagaaaataaatagataatattattaaatccATAGAATGATAAGGTGGTTTGAAAAGTTGAAGAgataaagtaatattaatttaactctctcttttaacaaaattaacaactaattattaatattaaatatttcaaaaataaaaaataaaaaatttgtgcaTCTTGGATCTTATATAATATTTTCCTATACATGGGATTAGATGGAGCATTTAAAAACATTTATACATATAACAGACACATTGAATAGTAAAACTATAGTAAATTTATATTAGATGgatcttatattatttttaatatgtgtagAAAATTCTAAATGCACATGTAAATAGTAAAACTATAGTAAATTTAGATATAGGTCTGGGAGGGATGCATGACTTGTATGTGTGTGTTTATATACAAGCAAATAGGCAAATGGTTCTGTTAAATTATAAGCCacggttaaataagtttttaaattttgtaaattagcAAATATATCTATTGaattgtaaaatatcaattaaaatagtccatattttaaataaattgaagatAACATTGATGTGAAATCAATGTTTATAAGTCACATATTTAAGTATATTGTCAGATCAAAATATCTAAGTGTGAAATTTTACAGAAGaactatttttattgatattttactatttcaaaaatgtatttgtcaatttataaaatttaaatattaatttgatcaacacttaaaatttcattaaccaATTTGCCTATTCAGTCGTGTATATATCCATTAACTTGTGCGTTTATAATCAAAATAGCAAACGGTACTCATTACctgaatttttgtatttttgcttCATCGATGGGAGGAGTACTGAGAAATATAATGCGAATATCTTCTGACAGACTCTGTTAATCATTCGGATTAATTGTGTCATActcaacattaaaaaaatccgagttaaaaactaaatttctacATAGAATACTCAATAGATTTTTTActccaaaatttaatttcttttaacaaaaaaaatctctttttatatttaaactatttttttttttttttgcatttttcaaatttccaattatgaatttcatttcCAATGCTACAATTAACTTTATGTATAAAAATTGATGTCAAAATTAAACAactttttcaatataatatttattgtagtttcaaataaatttagaactCTAACATGAGTATTTTTACCTTTAAATGTTGAGCAATCTTCctcatattttctttgtattcGTCTAATGGTACATGAGGGCCATAGCCACTATCGTGCTTAAGAGTAGAATCATTACCACCAAAGTACACAATCACCAAATCTGGTTGCTTAGGGGCATTCTATAATATTAGAGATGAGCAATACCAAGATAAGTCAATTTGTCATATAAGCTCATTTATAGTAAAGTATAATCACATATTACTCAATACCTTGGGAAAAACCTTATCGACAACTTGCAGAGCACGCTTTGAATTCCAACCAGCATATCCCCGCAAAACTATATCCGCCTACGCCAATTCATTGTTGGTTgtaaagtaaccaaaaactattACCGGTTGTTATAAGCTTAATTTTGATGCAATGTGGATGATAAAActatactttatattttatagcttttacttttaatttattgttagatttttattaataaatttttctttgacGTTAAATGAACGTATTAAATACAGGTAGCTTATTggatgaaaattataattttcagtCAAGCATGTGGATTGATAAAACACAAttaaatagatatattaaaGAATGTACATTCTCAATAAtacttataaattaaattttttatataattttattttatctttccATCATCTTGGCCAATTAACTTCGTATTGGTATCAGGATATTAGTGTCATTCTCtcttctcaaaaataaaattttaattttttttttctccatctATTATAGAATGGATTTAGggtcatttttttattcaaaattatgtaatgtacaactatatatatatatatatatatatatatatatatatatatgatttatgaACTAAATATTCAATCATCCTctcaaagaaataaataattatattacggtttaaaaaggaagaaaatgtACCTTGCGAGCGTACACGTGAGAAAGATTAGCTCCCCAACCTTGATGAAAACTGTATTGAACAATGGAAGAACCAAACAACACAAATTGAGGCCTCGTTGTTCTTTgctctatattattattattcttatgctctatattattattattattatgctccatattattattattattattatgctcTATATTATTATCTCTTAATAATAAACACATACACATTCCGAAACTAGCGATTCTTATTTATAcatgaagttttgaaattttttataagccACGTTTTCTCATTAAAAGCCAGCATCCtaattttcatgtttttaaATGGGTCAGAAGATTTTCGGCGATATGGGCAGAAGATTTTCGGCGATATGGGCAGAAGATTTTCGGTGATATGGGCAGAAGATTTTATACAgatagttattaatttttttcatagaCGTGTTATGTATTTGTAAGCCACTAAACCCCACATACTCGATGCATCACATTGTTGTTATTTAATGATTCATCCAAGATCCAAAGAAGTAATTATGTTCACATTATGCATATTTATTTTCACTATTGCTTGGAAAATGGGAAATATATTATGTATTTTAACTTtgcataaatataattaacaaatgaTAAGATCCATTATATAGATATTTTAGGAAATAATgagtatacattttttttttggtgaagGTTAGGGTCATATCCTCTGACACACTATTAAATTCATCCAATTTATGtgaaactatttttatttttattttattttttttattgtcgaCTACCGATTGTACAGTACAATgcaatcatttattttattttacattatttagATTTAGcttttgattttcttcttctgCAGTTACCCTCGTATTCTTTCACCATATTAACAAAAACTGTTTCCTCTAAATTATATGAAACAAAACCTGTGGATAAACaagtataaaacaaaaaaattgaaataagaaCACGATAGAAAATTTTAGAATCAAGACTACTCgaaaaacattatttataaaataaaacttaactCAAGTTATTTAAAACTGAAatgaaaaatctgcaaaaatATTACTCATCTAAATATGTCATAGAAAATGCAACTCCAAATCCCAAAAATAGTTAAGATCTTTGCAATCAAGACACATTATGATATaatgtcaaaatcaatcaagtaaaattaatatatcgtcgtatcattaaattatttatgagaaattattatcacatccgatacacattaatcacatcaaaacaattataagaCAATGCAATACTATGCATTAACTTAGACTTAACATTTCTTCGTCATTGGATATTTTTCTAATTCTGAAGTATTTGGTTACGAGACTTATATTATGCCACCACATAAGTGGacataaaattcaaattgacattgtcctcatagattccttcaactcaacccaaaacacatatacgcgacgatCGAGGTAAATCTATGTTGCATAGTAGCTCCCAACATTTGGAGGGCTACCTTCAAGTCACTTTGGAATTCCCACCAAAATACTCCAAGGTTTAATAGTTTTGTCATAAGGCTTAATAACAGATATCCACGATCAGattcattcagttgtacttcccaaCATCACTAGAATTGTCAGACCCTACATATACGATGACAAGATAATCACCACGTAAAAAATTCTCAATatctattttctcccctcgttggcctagaCTACTCAATTAAGAGCATATTTAACACAAATTAGAATTACcactatttcatcaactatggagTGACATCAACATACTCATCACAATTTGATAACATCTCAATCCTTAGTCACTGTCatcattatatattattatgtcACACAATACATTCAAGGTTTATCATCACATCACAAAATCTCATCAAATCATGCATATGCACAAAATTCATTCaacatcaaatatcaaaatgatatcaaataccacacaattaTCGAAAATGAAATCAATCAAAACCTTATAAagatttctatttcacattttaatctcataattctcatattttcacatgatttaatttatctctcaaatgaCTACTGTTGTACGTAGCGAGTCCCAGATAAATCGTTGAGAAATACAATTTTCCTGTTCATCTcccaatatattatactcatgaactCAAACGATATTTCACcctcttaccttattttgacgttTTCGCATGTGAATAAGAGTTCACAACCAAAAAAATTCAtactttgactctttgtcctccaatcgatctaactcgacagtttatgggtaaacgtcaaaaataaattatgaaagcACATTCTAAAAGGGGTCAATTTCGaatggtgcaaaataacgaattttaTAAACGGAGAAGTCAGACATTTTAAAGAGAAATTAAATGGTTAAAAAACTAAGACCGGTGACCGATGATCGGTATcaattttcttcccttttcttCTTAAATGTTGCTTCTTTGTTTTGTGTGTCGCACTCCTCTCTCTTTCTCATAgatttccttcttcttcttttcaattaattttttattttacttaaatagATTTTACTCTTGCATATTGATGTAatccataaaaaatattttactcatttctattatttttttaaaataaaactaacaattaTCAAAACTGATTTTCTAAcacttttttttactaatatctcaaaattaatattttataaataaaataattaaagtcattaatattttaaaatatattagtaacCAAAACTCACATATTCaaaatactaattataattattactataatatttttcagaataatcacataaaaatactatCTTATTTATAGAATAGCCAA from Cicer arietinum cultivar CDC Frontier isolate Library 1 chromosome 3, Cicar.CDCFrontier_v2.0, whole genome shotgun sequence encodes:
- the LOC101513877 gene encoding GDSL esterase/lipase WDL1-like produces the protein MCMCLLLRDNNIEHNNNNNNMEHNNNNNIEHKNNNNIEQRTTRPQFVLFGSSIVQYSFHQGWGANLSHVYARKADIVLRGYAGWNSKRALQVVDKVFPKNAPKQPDLVIVYFGGNDSTLKHDSGYGPHVPLDEYKENMRKIAQHLKSLSEDIRIIFLSTPPIDEAKIQKFSGDEKPTKTNEECEKYSEACIAMCLEENIKVIDLWNLIQKNTNWKNAYIWDDGIHLTTKGNEVVSNAILDVLKDAEWKPSLYWKNMSAEFEEDSPYDPVTLHFKPINISHAPFPFPRSNM